In Nocardioides sp. JQ2195, a genomic segment contains:
- a CDS encoding DUF6458 family protein: MGIGLGIVLLVIGLILALGAVDLPASIDDAVASETIGWILVIVGALAIVLALVMNAQRSRTTHVVDDRRPPPPA, encoded by the coding sequence ATGGGTATCGGACTCGGCATCGTCCTGCTGGTGATCGGATTGATCCTCGCCCTCGGAGCCGTCGACCTGCCGGCGAGCATCGACGACGCCGTGGCGTCGGAGACGATCGGCTGGATCCTGGTGATCGTCGGAGCGCTCGCGATCGTGCTGGCACTCGTGATGAACGCGCAGCGTTCCCGCACGACCCACGTCGTCGACGACCGTCGTCCGCCGCCGCCCGCCTGA
- a CDS encoding acyl-CoA dehydrogenase, translating to MSHYKSNLRDIEFNLFEVLGRDQVLGRGPFADVDVDTAKTILAEVDRLAREDLAASFEDSDRNPPVFDPETHSAPLPESFKKSYKAWMDAEYWRLQIREELGGTPAPSSLNWAIGEMVLGSNAPLHMYAAGAPFAGVVYNNGNERDQKVAQFMVERQWGCTMVLTEPDAGSDVGAGRTKATPNDDGSWNVTGVKRFITSATNDMTENVMHLVLARPEGVEGAGGPGTKGLSLFWMPEHHFDHETGELTGERNGIYVTNVEHKMGIKVSNTCEVTFGDPQVGGGEPAKGWLLGEVHNGIAQMFDVIENARMMVGTKAIATLSTGYLNALEYAKERVQGADLTQAADKTAPRVTITHHPDVRRSLMTQKAFAEAMRALVLYTASYQDQVMIAEAAGESDTKEAKLAAAVNDLLLPIVKGYGSERSWVLLGTESLQTFGGSGFLQEYPIEQYVRDAKIDTLYEGTTAIQGQDFFFRKIVKDQGRALGHLAAEIEGFIKAGDAADSGGRLKVERELLATALEDANAMVGTMINDLMSADASSNTGEGDGNIRNIYKVGLNTTRLLMALGDVVCGWLLLKGAEVALDKLAGEVSEKDRHFYEGKVAAAQFFAQNNLPKLTSERLLAENVDLALMDLDEAAF from the coding sequence GTGAGCCACTACAAGAGCAACCTGCGCGACATCGAGTTCAACCTCTTCGAGGTGCTCGGCCGGGACCAGGTCCTGGGCCGGGGTCCCTTCGCCGACGTCGACGTCGACACAGCCAAGACGATCCTTGCCGAGGTGGACCGCCTCGCCCGCGAGGATCTCGCCGCTTCCTTCGAGGACAGCGACCGCAACCCGCCGGTCTTCGACCCCGAGACCCACTCGGCTCCCCTGCCGGAGTCGTTCAAGAAGTCCTACAAGGCCTGGATGGACGCCGAGTACTGGCGCCTCCAGATTCGCGAGGAGCTGGGCGGAACCCCGGCTCCCTCCAGCCTCAACTGGGCCATCGGCGAGATGGTGCTCGGCTCCAACGCCCCGCTGCACATGTACGCCGCAGGCGCCCCGTTCGCCGGCGTCGTCTACAACAACGGCAACGAGCGCGACCAGAAGGTCGCCCAGTTCATGGTCGAGCGCCAGTGGGGCTGCACCATGGTCCTGACCGAGCCCGACGCCGGGTCCGACGTCGGGGCCGGCCGCACCAAGGCCACCCCGAACGACGACGGCTCGTGGAACGTCACCGGCGTGAAGCGCTTCATCACCAGCGCCACCAACGACATGACCGAGAACGTCATGCACCTGGTGCTGGCCCGGCCCGAGGGCGTCGAGGGCGCAGGTGGCCCCGGCACCAAGGGACTCTCGCTGTTCTGGATGCCCGAGCACCACTTCGACCACGAGACCGGCGAGCTGACCGGTGAGCGCAACGGCATCTATGTCACCAACGTCGAGCACAAGATGGGGATCAAGGTCTCCAACACCTGCGAGGTCACCTTCGGCGACCCGCAGGTCGGCGGCGGCGAGCCCGCCAAGGGCTGGCTGCTCGGCGAGGTGCACAACGGCATCGCCCAGATGTTCGACGTCATCGAGAACGCCCGCATGATGGTCGGCACCAAGGCCATCGCCACGCTCTCGACCGGTTACCTCAACGCGCTCGAGTACGCCAAGGAGCGCGTCCAGGGCGCCGACCTGACCCAGGCCGCCGACAAGACCGCGCCCCGCGTCACGATCACCCACCACCCCGACGTACGTCGTTCGCTGATGACGCAGAAGGCGTTCGCGGAGGCGATGCGCGCGCTGGTTCTCTACACCGCGTCCTACCAGGACCAGGTGATGATCGCCGAGGCCGCCGGAGAGTCCGACACCAAGGAGGCCAAGCTGGCCGCCGCGGTCAACGACCTGCTGCTCCCGATCGTCAAGGGCTACGGCTCCGAGCGCTCGTGGGTCCTGCTCGGCACCGAGTCGCTGCAGACCTTCGGTGGCTCGGGCTTCCTGCAGGAGTACCCGATCGAGCAGTACGTGCGCGACGCCAAGATCGACACGCTCTACGAGGGCACCACCGCGATCCAGGGCCAGGACTTCTTCTTCCGGAAGATCGTCAAGGACCAGGGCCGCGCACTCGGCCACCTCGCTGCCGAGATCGAGGGCTTCATCAAGGCCGGCGACGCTGCCGACTCGGGCGGTCGCCTCAAGGTCGAGCGCGAGCTGCTCGCCACGGCCCTCGAGGACGCCAACGCCATGGTCGGCACGATGATCAACGACCTGATGTCGGCCGACGCCTCGAGCAACACAGGCGAGGGCGACGGAAACATCCGCAACATCTACAAGGTCGGCCTGAACACCACCCGCCTGCTGATGGCGCTGGGCGACGTGGTGTGCGGTTGGCTGCTGCTCAAGGGCGCCGAGGTCGCCCTGGACAAGCTTGCCGGCGAGGTCTCCGAGAAGGACCGCCACTTCTACGAGGGCAAGGTTGCCGCGGCGCAGTTCTTCGCGCAGAACAACCTGCCGAAGCTGACCTCGGAGCGCCTGCTCGCCGAGAACGTCGACCTGGCCCTGATGGACCTCGACGAGGCTGCCTTCTGA
- a CDS encoding Rrf2 family transcriptional regulator has translation MRVSAKSDYALRALIEMAHAAGASPISAEELGRRQDIPHGFLQAILADLRRSGIVVSQRGQSGGWRLTGEASTVSVADVIRAVDGPLVSVYGLRPEAVTYNEKADVLQHVWIAARRSLRDVFEEVSIAQLAAGTLPEAVTSRTADEDAWQPH, from the coding sequence ATGCGCGTCTCCGCCAAGTCCGACTACGCCCTGCGTGCCCTGATCGAGATGGCGCATGCTGCCGGGGCCTCGCCGATCAGCGCGGAGGAGCTGGGTCGGCGCCAGGACATCCCCCACGGCTTCCTCCAGGCGATCCTGGCCGACCTCCGACGCTCGGGCATCGTGGTGTCCCAGCGCGGGCAGTCGGGCGGATGGCGGCTGACCGGCGAGGCGAGCACGGTCAGCGTGGCCGACGTCATCCGCGCGGTCGACGGCCCCTTGGTCTCCGTCTACGGCCTGCGGCCCGAGGCGGTCACCTACAACGAGAAGGCCGATGTGCTGCAGCACGTCTGGATCGCCGCGCGTCGTTCGCTGCGTGACGTGTTCGAGGAGGTCTCGATCGCCCAGCTCGCCGCCGGCACGCTGCCGGAGGCGGTCACCTCACGCACGGCCGACGAGGACGCCTGGCAACCCCACTGA
- a CDS encoding nuclear transport factor 2 family protein — protein MIESEFITWEAPDGDNPARRASQRSYDAVSRKAKDEWLALFADDAVVADPVGPSFFDESGEGHQGKEAIAAFWDMAIGPVERFQFTIRDSFANGNACANIGTFSTRMADGTLADTDLIAVYRLDDDGLIVSMNAHWEIDRTMATMRKDDTTGA, from the coding sequence ATGATCGAGTCTGAGTTCATCACCTGGGAAGCACCCGATGGCGACAACCCTGCGCGCCGGGCATCGCAGCGTTCCTACGACGCCGTCTCCCGCAAGGCGAAGGATGAGTGGCTCGCGCTCTTCGCCGACGATGCCGTCGTCGCCGATCCCGTCGGCCCCTCGTTCTTCGACGAGAGTGGCGAGGGGCACCAGGGCAAGGAAGCGATCGCGGCCTTCTGGGACATGGCGATCGGTCCGGTCGAGCGCTTCCAGTTCACCATCCGCGACTCGTTCGCCAACGGGAACGCCTGCGCCAACATCGGCACGTTCTCCACCCGGATGGCCGACGGCACCCTGGCCGACACCGACCTGATCGCCGTCTATCGCCTCGACGACGACGGGCTCATCGTGTCGATGAACGCACACTGGGAGATCGATCGCACGATGGCCACGATGCGCAAGGACGACACGACCGGCGCGTAG
- a CDS encoding DUF2461 domain-containing protein, with protein sequence MTAPASFTGFPEAALDFYDDLEVDNTKSFWEAHRHVHAESVKAPMVALTAALESEFGTAKVFRPYRDVRFAKDKTPYKTHQGAFVGRAPATGWYVEVSARGVRTGGGFYEASAHRLAAVRAAIDDQRTGAELEDLLAELVRRGWDVGGDRLRTKPRGYEVDHPRIDLLRHRSLVLGRHHGFEPVIHTPELADVVREDWRELRPIVEWIAARTDTLE encoded by the coding sequence GTGACCGCGCCAGCATCCTTCACCGGCTTCCCCGAGGCAGCGCTCGACTTCTACGACGACCTCGAGGTCGACAACACCAAGTCGTTCTGGGAGGCACACCGGCACGTCCATGCCGAGTCGGTGAAGGCGCCGATGGTCGCCCTGACGGCTGCCTTGGAGTCCGAGTTCGGCACGGCGAAGGTGTTCCGTCCCTATCGCGACGTCCGTTTCGCGAAGGACAAGACGCCGTACAAGACGCACCAGGGAGCCTTCGTCGGCCGCGCCCCCGCCACCGGGTGGTACGTCGAGGTCTCGGCACGGGGCGTGCGAACCGGCGGTGGCTTCTACGAGGCCAGCGCCCACCGACTGGCCGCTGTGCGCGCAGCGATCGACGACCAGCGCACCGGCGCCGAGCTGGAGGACCTCCTTGCCGAGTTGGTGAGACGCGGCTGGGACGTGGGCGGCGACAGGTTGAGGACGAAGCCGCGGGGCTACGAGGTCGACCATCCACGGATCGACCTGCTGCGGCATCGATCGCTGGTGCTCGGACGCCACCACGGCTTCGAACCGGTGATCCACACACCGGAGCTCGCCGACGTGGTGCGCGAGGACTGGCGTGAGCTCCGCCCGATCGTGGAGTGGATCGCCGCACGCACCGACACCTTGGAGTGA
- a CDS encoding SGNH/GDSL hydrolase family protein: MTFQRYVALGDSFTEGVGDVDLARPNGVRGWADRFAEAMATRDPEFLYANLAIRGRKLDGVLAEQVEPAVAMRPDLVTIYAGGNDMLRPKVDLDALVARYDEALGRLAATGAHLVLWTAHDPSASRMYAPLRGRFAIYNELVREVADERGATLIDFWRMPEYHGWDLWADDRLHMNSAGHQRMAIAVLDALDVEHPLDMPPARPAAPPVARRVAVGQNLRWTREEALPWVHRRLTGRSSGDSLSPRRPLLAPVE, encoded by the coding sequence ATGACCTTCCAGCGTTACGTCGCCCTGGGCGACAGCTTCACCGAGGGCGTCGGCGACGTCGACCTCGCCCGACCCAACGGCGTGCGGGGGTGGGCCGACCGGTTCGCCGAGGCGATGGCCACCCGCGACCCGGAGTTCCTCTATGCCAACCTCGCCATCCGCGGGCGCAAGCTCGACGGCGTGCTCGCCGAGCAGGTCGAGCCCGCCGTGGCCATGCGCCCGGACCTGGTCACCATCTATGCCGGCGGCAACGACATGCTGCGACCGAAGGTCGACCTCGACGCGCTCGTCGCACGGTACGACGAAGCGCTGGGCAGGCTCGCCGCCACCGGCGCCCACCTGGTCCTGTGGACGGCGCACGACCCCTCCGCGTCGCGCATGTACGCGCCGCTGCGCGGCCGGTTCGCGATCTACAACGAGCTCGTCCGCGAGGTCGCCGACGAACGGGGGGCGACGCTGATCGACTTCTGGCGGATGCCGGAGTACCACGGGTGGGACCTGTGGGCAGACGACCGACTGCACATGAACTCCGCCGGCCACCAGCGAATGGCGATCGCCGTGCTCGACGCCCTCGACGTGGAGCACCCGCTCGACATGCCCCCGGCACGGCCTGCTGCGCCTCCCGTGGCGCGGCGCGTCGCCGTCGGCCAGAACCTGCGCTGGACCCGCGAGGAGGCCTTGCCCTGGGTGCACCGCCGCCTGACCGGACGCTCGTCCGGCGACTCGCTCAGCCCTCGCCGCCCACTCCTCGCCCCGGTCGAGTAG
- the dcd gene encoding dCTP deaminase, producing the protein MLLSDRDILAEIDAKRIAVEPYDPAMVQPSSIDFRLDRFFRVFENHRYPHIDPAADQSDLTREIEAEGEDPFILHPGEFVLGSTYEVVTLPDDIAARVEGKSSLGRLGLLTHATAGFVDPGFSGHVTLELANVATLPIKLYPGMKIGQLCFFRLTSPALHPYGSEKYGSRYQGQRGPTPSRSFQNFHRTPIG; encoded by the coding sequence GTGCTTCTCTCAGACCGCGACATCCTGGCCGAGATCGACGCGAAGCGAATCGCCGTCGAGCCCTACGACCCGGCCATGGTGCAGCCCTCCAGCATCGACTTCCGCCTCGACCGGTTCTTCCGGGTGTTCGAGAACCATCGCTACCCGCACATCGATCCTGCGGCCGACCAGTCCGACCTGACCCGCGAGATCGAGGCGGAGGGCGAGGACCCCTTCATCCTGCACCCGGGTGAGTTCGTGCTCGGGTCGACCTACGAGGTCGTGACCCTCCCGGACGACATCGCCGCGCGCGTGGAGGGGAAGTCGTCGCTCGGACGCCTGGGGCTGCTCACCCACGCAACGGCGGGCTTCGTCGACCCCGGCTTCAGTGGCCACGTCACCCTCGAGCTGGCGAACGTCGCGACCCTGCCGATCAAGCTCTACCCGGGGATGAAGATCGGGCAGCTCTGCTTCTTCCGGCTCACCTCGCCGGCGCTGCACCCCTACGGCTCGGAGAAGTACGGCTCGCGCTACCAAGGACAGCGCGGCCCGACTCCCTCACGTTCCTTCCAGAACTTCCACCGAACGCCGATCGGCTGA
- a CDS encoding iron-siderophore ABC transporter substrate-binding protein: MSRPRTLFVALMAAAALSLTACSTGSADGDEAPDSKAVTEPDANAFPVTVEHAYGESTIESEPQRVVTLGWTDQDTALSLGVVPIGATDISWGGNEHGSTPWFDAELEELDGEQPERLSDADGVPITEVAKLNPDLILATNSGITQKDYDKLSKINGGTPVVAFPGDPWLTSWQDSLDLVGKALGRTAIAADVKEQTEAALAQAGEEHPQIGGKSFIFASLSTADMSKIDYYTVADNRPLILAETGMVNAPIIEELSAPGRFYGTLSADRAKELESDVFITYAETEDDLATFEQDPLLGQIPGIASGHVLASANQTDALGLSSPTPLSIPYAMEHFMPQVAKAVEGQ, translated from the coding sequence ATGTCGCGCCCCCGTACCCTCTTCGTCGCCCTGATGGCGGCGGCGGCCCTGTCCCTGACCGCGTGCTCCACCGGATCCGCCGACGGTGACGAGGCCCCTGACTCGAAGGCGGTCACGGAGCCTGACGCCAACGCGTTCCCGGTCACCGTGGAGCACGCCTACGGCGAGAGCACCATCGAGTCCGAGCCCCAGCGCGTGGTCACCCTCGGCTGGACCGACCAGGACACCGCGCTCTCCCTCGGTGTCGTGCCGATCGGCGCCACCGACATCAGCTGGGGCGGCAACGAGCACGGGTCGACGCCGTGGTTCGACGCCGAGCTCGAGGAGCTCGACGGTGAGCAGCCCGAGCGACTCAGCGACGCCGACGGGGTGCCGATCACCGAGGTCGCCAAGCTCAACCCCGACCTGATCCTGGCCACCAACTCCGGCATCACGCAGAAGGACTACGACAAGCTCTCCAAGATCAACGGAGGCACTCCGGTCGTCGCGTTCCCCGGTGACCCGTGGCTGACGTCGTGGCAGGACTCGCTCGACCTGGTCGGCAAGGCCCTGGGGCGTACGGCGATCGCGGCCGACGTGAAGGAGCAGACCGAGGCCGCTCTCGCACAGGCCGGCGAGGAACACCCCCAGATCGGGGGCAAGTCCTTCATCTTCGCCTCCCTCTCCACCGCCGACATGTCGAAGATCGACTACTACACCGTCGCCGACAACCGCCCGCTGATCCTGGCGGAGACCGGGATGGTCAATGCCCCGATCATCGAGGAGCTGAGTGCCCCCGGGAGGTTCTACGGAACGCTCTCGGCGGACCGCGCCAAGGAGCTGGAGTCCGACGTGTTCATCACCTACGCCGAGACCGAGGACGACCTCGCCACGTTCGAGCAGGACCCGCTGCTGGGCCAGATCCCCGGCATCGCGAGCGGTCACGTGCTGGCCTCCGCGAACCAGACCGACGCGCTCGGCCTCTCCTCGCCGACCCCGCTCTCGATCCCCTACGCCATGGAGCACTTCATGCCGCAGGTGGCGAAGGCCGTCGAAGGCCAGTGA